The Thermaerobacter subterraneus DSM 13965 sequence TGTACTTGAGGATGCCGGGATGCTCCTTGAGGACATGCAGGGCCAGCCGCGCCATGTCCCGCGCGGTCACGTGCTGCTCGCCCCCCGGCAGGCCGTGGCTGTTGCTGAACACCGAGTCCTTCATGCCGAGCTCGGCGGCGTGCTGGTTCATCCGCTGGACGAAGGCCTCCTCGCTGCCCGCCACCGCCTCCGCCAGCACCGTGCTGGCATCGTTGCCCGAGGCGATGGCCACGCCCCGGATCAGGTCCTCGATGCGGACCCGCTCCCCCACCTCCAGGAACATGGCCGACGGCCCGCCCAGGCCGGCCTGTACCGAAAGCCGCCAGGCGGCCTCGCTGACGGGCACTTCCTGGTCCAGCGTGATCTGCCCCTGTTCCAGGGCGTGGAACACCAGATCCAGGGTCATGATCTTGGCCAGGCTGGCCGGCGGGATGGGCTCGTCCGCCTTCTGGGCAAAAAGTTCCTGGCCGGTGGTCGCGTCCACCAGCAGGGCGGAACGGGCCTGGATCTCGAGACCGCCCTCGCCGCCTGCACCGGTCGCAGGCGGGCTGCCTTGAGGTGCACCGGCCTGGGCCCAGGCTACGGGGAAGCCCGTCCCAGCTCCCAGCACCGTCGCCACGCTCGCCGTCAGCATCACCACCCCGGCCGCGGCCCTCCACAGCCGCCCCCGGCGGGCGCGCCGGGATTCAGCCAACCCCATGGGAACCCTTTCGCCTCCTTCTGCCCGCGGCGATGTTCCAGGGCGCGCAGGAGCCCTGGGGAGCGCCGCGCCAGGCCTCGGCGGCCGGCGCCGCCCTGCTACCCCTCCGCCTCCCGGGCCGCCTGGCGGGCCTGGACCGACCGCACCAGATCGCTCCGCTTGCCGGCCTTGAGGACGAATCCCGGCAGCTCCCGGCCCATCAGCTCCTGGGCCAGCCGGGCCGCCGCCAGCAGGCGATCCAGGTCGACCCCCGTGGCGATCCCCATCTCGTGCAGCATGTGCACCAGGTCTTCGGTGGCCACGTTGCCCGTGGCCCCCGGCGCATAGGGGCAGCCGCCCAGGCCCCCGACGGCCCCATCATACACGGTGATGCCGGCCTGCAGCCCGGCCACCACATTGGCCAGCGCCGCACCGCGGGTGTTGTGGAAGTGAAGCCCCAGCTCCAGATCGGGGAAGCGCTGCTTCAACAGGCGGCAAAGGCGGTCGACCTGGGCCGGGTTGGCCATCCCCGTGGTGTCCCCCAGATAGACGGCCGCCACCCCCAGGTCCCGGTACGCCCCCACGATGCGCTCCACCTGCTCTTCCGGCACATCCCCCTCGTAGGGGCAGCCAAAGGCTGTCACCACATAGCCCGAGAGGCGCACCCCCGCCGCCGCAGCCAGCTCCGCCACCGGGACGAAGCCGGCCAGGGACTCGGCGATGGAACGGCGGACGTTGTGCCGGTTGTGGGTCTCGCTGGCCGAGACGAAGAGGCTGATCTCGTCCACGCCGCAGGCCAGGGCGCGCTCGGCACCGCGCCGGTTGGGCACCAGGGCGCTGTAGATCACCCCGGGACGGCGCCGGATGCGGGCCAGCACCGCCTCGGCGTCGGCCAGCTGGGGGACGGCCCCCGGGTGGACGAAGGACGTCACCTCGATGCGGCCGAAGCCGGCCTCCGTCAGGGCATCGATCAGCCGGACCTTTTCCTCCGTGGACAGGATCCGGGCCTCGGCCTGCAGGCCGTCCCGGGGCCCCACCTCCCGCACGGTCACCTGCGCCGGCCAGTCCATCCCGTTCCTCCCCTTCCCCGGCAGTTCCTGGACAGGGCGCGCCTGCCGGCAGGAGGCCCCGGCCAGGGCCCCTTCCCTACCGGTGCCCTAGCAGCCCAGCTCCCGGGCGATGACCAGGCGCTGGATCTCGGATGTGCCCTCGCCGATCTCCATCAGCTTCGCATCCCTCAGGTAGCGTTCCACGGGAAAGTCCCGGGTGTAGCCGGCACCGCCGTGGATCTGAATGGCCTCCAGGGCGGCCCGCACCGCCAGTTCGGACGCGAACAGCTTGGCCATGGCGGCCTCCCGCCGGTAGGGCCGGCCCCGGTCCCGCAGCCAGGCGGCGCGGTAGACCAGCCAGCGGGCGGCTTCCAGCTGGGTCGCCATGTCCGCCAGCTTGAACTGGATGGCCTGGAACTTGCTGATGGGCCGGCCGAACTGGCGGCGATGGCGGGCGTACTCCAGGGCGGCGTCCAGGCAGGCCTGGGCGATGCCCACCGACAGGGCGCCGATGCCGATGCGGCCGCCGTCCAGGGTTTGCAGGAACTGCTGGTGCCCCTTGCCCCGCTCCCCTACCAAGTGGTCCAGGGGAACGCGGCAACCGTCGAAGACCAGCTCCGCCGTGTCGGACGCGTGCAGGCCCAGCTTCTCGTACCGGCGCACCGCCCGCCAGCCCGGCGCCTCCCGCGGCACCAGGATGTTGCTGATGCCGTCGCGCCCGGCCTCGGGGTCGGTGACGGCCGCCACCACCACGAAATCGGCATGGCTGCCGTTGGTGATGAAGATCTTGGTGCCCTCGATGACCCACCGGTCGCCTTCCTGCCGCGCCCGGGTGCGGATGGCCGCCGTGTTGGAGCCGGCCTCCGGTTCGGTGAGCCCGAAGGCCGCGATCTTCTCGCCGCGCAGCGCCGGCGCCAGCCAGCGGGCCTTCAGCTCCTCGCTGCCGAACAGGTAGAGGGGCGTGCAGCCCAGGGAGACGTGGGCCGCCACCGTCAGGGCCGTGGAAGCACAGGCCCGGGCGATCTCCTCGACGGCGATGGCAAAGGAGAGGGTGTCACCGCCGGAGCCGCCCACCTCTTCGGGAAAGGGCAGGCCCAGGATCCCCAGCTCGCCCAGCTCCCGGAACTGCTCCGCCGGAAAGGTCCCCGTCCGGTCGCGCTCCGCCGCCCCCGGCGCGATGCGCCGCGCCGCGTAGTCGCGGACCATCTCCCGCACCAGCCGCTGCTGCTCCGACAGCTCGAAGTCCAACGGCGCCACCCCCGTGGGCATCGCAACACGCCGGGCGGGCCCGAAGGCCCGCCGGCGTGCCCGTTCCATACCTACTTTCGGAAAGGGCCGGGGGTGTCCTGCCGTCCTGGGGTGCTGCCGGGCGGGAGGCCGGGTCCTGCGGCGCCGGAGGGCGCGGGTACGGCAGGGCCTGGAGGGCCGGAAGCGACGGTGCCCTCCTGGCGGCACTTCTCTCCTCGGCGCTAGCGGCGCGGGCCGTACGCCCGCTCGATCACGTTCCAGAAGGCGTCGTCCTCGTACCCCAACCGCCAGATGGCGATGCCGCCCAGACTGTACTTCCGGACGAGATCGATACGCTGCTCCAGCACCCGCTCGTCCAGGTACCAGATCTCGCGCGCCTGGCCCCCCTCGCCGGTATAGGTGAAGTGGGGGTTCTGGCTCTCCCGGTCCCACTGCGGCCGCACGCCGTGGCGGTCGATGATCTGCTTGACCTGCCAGAGGGGCACGGGGGTGGAACTGGCCTCGTTGCCGGGCCCGGCCCCGGCCGGCCAGTCGTACCCGTAGGCCCCCACGCCGAGCAGGATCTTGTTCCCTGCGATCCCGGCGTTGAGCATCTCCTTGATGTTGGCCTCGACCCAGCCGGCCGGCGACACGGGACCCGGCTGGCTGCCCAGGTAGTGGCGGTCGTAGGCCATGAGGATCACCTGGTCCGCGTGGCGGGCAAACACCTGCCAGTTGTGCCCCCCGTGCACCGAGGGATCCACGTCCACCTTGGGGAAGGCGGCGATGTCCAGCCGCTTGTCCTCCGGCAGCGCCGCGTCCAGCTCCCGGATGAAGTCCGACATCAGAGGCTCCGCGTCGGGCGGCAGCAGCTCGAAGTCGATGTTGACGCCGTCGTAGCCCCGCTCCCGGACCTCGCGCACGATGGCCTGCACGGCCCGGGAGCGGGCCGCCGGGTCGACCAGGAACCCGGCCTCGTTGCCCCCGCTCTGCAGCAGGTTGAACAGCGGGATCAGCAAGATGTCTTGCGACCTGGCGAAATCGATGACCTCCTGGCGGATCTCCTGGGGCCAGAGGCTCCCGTCGGACCGGATGGAGTACCAGAAGGGGCTGATGCTGTCGATGAGATCGGGCCGCTTCTTCACTGAAGGGAAGGAATCGCCGAAGACGGGGGACCACCCGTTCTCGAAGAAGCCCAGCACCTCGGGACGTGCCACCCCCGCCGGCTTGCGCAGCGGCGGCTGCCCCTGGGGTCCGGGCTCCCCCGGCAGGGTCGCCAGGATCAGGAGGAACAGGCCCGCCGCCACGGCGCCCACCTGCCAGCGCCGGTCCGTGCGCAGCTTGTCCCAGATCCCGTTCCACCCGCCCAGGCTCGCCCACCAGCCTCGGCCGCGCCCGCCGCCACCGCCCCAGTCGCCGCCGCCACCGCCCGGTGGCGTGCCCCCGCGCCCCGTGCCCCCGGGGCCGGCGGCACCGCCACCCCCGGACGGCCCGTCTTTTGCGGGGCCGCCCCCCTGGTCGCCACCGTCCGGCCTGCCGGGGGCATCCCACTGGACGGGGGCGTGTCCTGCCGGCGCTTCCCGGCCCTCCGGACCTCCACCGTCACCGGCCGCCGCGCCGCGGTCGAAGGCCACCGCCGGCCGGCCGGGCTTCCCGGCTCCGGACTCGCCCGCCGGAGCACCCGGCCCTGCGGCCGGTTGCCTGCCCCGCCCGGCGGCACGGCCTGCCCTCCCGGAGTGCGGCTCCGGCCCGCGGCGGTGTTCCGGTCCTTCGCTGTTCACACCATCGCCTCCCCTCTCTGGAATCGGCCCCCCGCAGCCGCCTCCCGCGGTGGACCCCTGCTGCGGGCTCCGGCGATCCTTACCGCGTAGGCCGCTCGGCGTAGGGCACCGGGATGAACTGGACCGAAGGGCGCCGCCCGTCGGGCTGGGGATAGAGTTCCATCAACCGGTAGACCAGGTCCGGCAGCTCGCAGCGCACCTCCAGCCCCAGCGCCCGCAGCTCGTCGCAGCCGATGGGAAAGTCGTGGGTCCAGCGGCCTTCCGTCAGCGCTTCGGCGATGCGCCGCGCGTCCTCGGCCGGCAGGCGCTCCTGAAGCAGCCGCTGGACGGTCTGGCGGACCTGGGCGATGGCCTTTTCGGCCAGATCGCCCAGCATCAAGGTCTTGTCGTCCACCTTGTCGGGCCCCTTCTGGCGGATGGCGGCCAGGATGCTGGCCGCGGGGTAGCCGCCCAGCTGGGGGTCCACGGGACCCAGCACGGCGTTCTCGTCCATCCAGATGGCGTCCGCCGCCAGGGCGATCAGGGTGCCGCCGCTCATGGCGTAGTGGGGCACCATCACGGTCACCCGGCCCCGATGCCGCCGGATGGCCTCGGCGATCTGCTCGGCCGCCAGCACCAGGCCGCCCGGCGTGTGGACGATGAGGTCGATGGGCATGTTGGGCGGCGTGTAGCGGATGGCCCGCAGAACCTGCTCCGAATCGTCGACGGTGATGTACCGGGTCAGGGGGATGCCGAGAAGGCTCAGGGACTCCTGGCGGTGGATCAGGGTGATGACCCGCGAGCCCCGCTCCCGTTCCAGCTGGCGGATCACCTGCAGGCGGCGGTCGGCAATGCGCCGTTGCCGCAGCAGGGGCAGCAGGGACCAGAGGATCAGGACGAACCAGAACAAGTTGCTGAACAGTGCCCCCAGGTTGACGTCCATCGGTTCACCGGCCGGCCGCCCCTGGGCCCGCCGGCAGTAGTGTGTGCGGGGCGGCCCCGTTCTAACGGCCGGGCGGCGTCACGGCGCGGCCGGCACCGCCATAGGATGGGCGTGGCAAAGGCCGTGGCCGTCCGGGACACCGGCCCGGGCGGCGGAGGAGGAAAACCCATGAGCTTGCCTGCGCCCTGGAACGGCGTGGTCTCGCCGCCCCTGGCGGGACGCCCTCCCAAGCCCCGCCGGCGCGGTTTGACCATGATCCTCGACAAGGGGCTGGGGCCCCGCGCCACGGCGGACCTCATCGAAGTGGCCGGGCACTGCATCGATTACTGGAAGCTGGCCTTCGGCACCCCCGCCTGCTACCCCCCGGCGGTGCTCAAGGCCAAGGTGGAGCGGATCCGCGCGGCCGGCATCGCCGTCTACCCGGGCGGCACGTTCCTGGAGGTGGCCCTGGTGCAGGGACGCTTCCGAGCCTTTCTCGAGGCCGTGCGGGAGATGGGCTTCACCCACGTGGAGGTGTCCGACGGCACGGTGGACATCGCCCCAAAGGTGCGCCGCGACTTGATCCGCGCCCTGCTGGCGGAGGGCCTGGGGGTGGTGAGCGAGGTCGGCAAGAAGCATCCCGCCGATCGGGTCTCCACCCTGCGCCTGCACCAGCAGGTGCTGGACGACCTGGAGGCGGGGGTGGAGAAGGTCATCGTGGAGGCACGGGAGTCGGGCAAGGGCATCGTGATCTACGACGCGCAGGGCCGGGTGGATGAAGACGAACTGGAGGCCCTGGTGCGCGGGCTGCCCGACCCCTACGTGCTGGTCTTCGAGGCGCCGCAGGTCCACCAGCAACAGGACCTGATCCTGCGCTTCGGGCCCGGCGTCAACCTGGGCAACGTGCAGCCTGCGGACGTCCTGGCCCTGGAGGCCTTGCGCCACGGCCTGCGCGGCGACACCCTGCGCGCCGCCCTGCTCGGGCGGCCCGACCTGCGCTCCGTCCGGTTTCCCCAGGGGTGAGAGCCGTGGCCAGCGTGCCGGTGCCGGAACCCCTGGCGGGACCGGTGGTGGTGGCCGAGTTCTGTCCCGGGTCGGCGGTGGAGATCCTCCAGCAGGCAGGGTGCCGGGTGGTCTACGACCCTGGGCTGGCCCGCGACCCGGCGCGCCTGCTGCGCCTGCTGCCGCACGCCACCGGCCTGGTGGTCCGCAACCAGCTCCGGGTCGACGACGCGCTGCTCGAGGCCGCACCACGTTTGCGGGTGGTGGGGCGCCTGGGTGCGGGCCTGGACAACATTGACGGCGAGGCGGCGGCGCGCCATGGGGTGACGGTGGTCTACGCCCCCGGCGGCAACGCCCGGGCCGTGGCCGAGTTCGTCCTGGCCCAGATGCTGGCCCTGGCCCGGCGGCTGCCTGCCGCCGCGGCCATGGGAGCCTCGGGCCGCTGGGCCCGCCAGTCCCTGCTGGGGGACGAGCTGGCCGGGACCCGGGTCGGCATCCTGGGCCTTGGCCGGATCGGC is a genomic window containing:
- a CDS encoding D-alanyl-D-alanine carboxypeptidase family protein, translated to MGLAESRRARRGRLWRAAAGVVMLTASVATVLGAGTGFPVAWAQAGAPQGSPPATGAGGEGGLEIQARSALLVDATTGQELFAQKADEPIPPASLAKIMTLDLVFHALEQGQITLDQEVPVSEAAWRLSVQAGLGGPSAMFLEVGERVRIEDLIRGVAIASGNDASTVLAEAVAGSEEAFVQRMNQHAAELGMKDSVFSNSHGLPGGEQHVTARDMARLALHVLKEHPGILKYTSMKYFEWKDFAAQPNYNRLLFRDPRVDGLKTGHLSEAGYHLVATAREGDRRLVSVVMGAASDALRVGESQRLLDYGFQQFTNTRVAFGENGRQVVPVFKGAQPQVTVQPAEDPVVTVPKTAAGEVRSRVELKEPLVAPLERGQRVGTLTIEDAGGRVLRQLPLVTADAVPRGGFFRVLWDSVRLLFRNLFG
- a CDS encoding hydroxymethylglutaryl-CoA lyase yields the protein MDWPAQVTVREVGPRDGLQAEARILSTEEKVRLIDALTEAGFGRIEVTSFVHPGAVPQLADAEAVLARIRRRPGVIYSALVPNRRGAERALACGVDEISLFVSASETHNRHNVRRSIAESLAGFVPVAELAAAAGVRLSGYVVTAFGCPYEGDVPEEQVERIVGAYRDLGVAAVYLGDTTGMANPAQVDRLCRLLKQRFPDLELGLHFHNTRGAALANVVAGLQAGITVYDGAVGGLGGCPYAPGATGNVATEDLVHMLHEMGIATGVDLDRLLAAARLAQELMGRELPGFVLKAGKRSDLVRSVQARQAAREAEG
- a CDS encoding acyl-CoA dehydrogenase, with translation MDFELSEQQRLVREMVRDYAARRIAPGAAERDRTGTFPAEQFRELGELGILGLPFPEEVGGSGGDTLSFAIAVEEIARACASTALTVAAHVSLGCTPLYLFGSEELKARWLAPALRGEKIAAFGLTEPEAGSNTAAIRTRARQEGDRWVIEGTKIFITNGSHADFVVVAAVTDPEAGRDGISNILVPREAPGWRAVRRYEKLGLHASDTAELVFDGCRVPLDHLVGERGKGHQQFLQTLDGGRIGIGALSVGIAQACLDAALEYARHRRQFGRPISKFQAIQFKLADMATQLEAARWLVYRAAWLRDRGRPYRREAAMAKLFASELAVRAALEAIQIHGGAGYTRDFPVERYLRDAKLMEIGEGTSEIQRLVIARELGC
- a CDS encoding glycosyl hydrolase family 18 protein, with translation MNSEGPEHRRGPEPHSGRAGRAAGRGRQPAAGPGAPAGESGAGKPGRPAVAFDRGAAAGDGGGPEGREAPAGHAPVQWDAPGRPDGGDQGGGPAKDGPSGGGGAAGPGGTGRGGTPPGGGGGDWGGGGGRGRGWWASLGGWNGIWDKLRTDRRWQVGAVAAGLFLLILATLPGEPGPQGQPPLRKPAGVARPEVLGFFENGWSPVFGDSFPSVKKRPDLIDSISPFWYSIRSDGSLWPQEIRQEVIDFARSQDILLIPLFNLLQSGGNEAGFLVDPAARSRAVQAIVREVRERGYDGVNIDFELLPPDAEPLMSDFIRELDAALPEDKRLDIAAFPKVDVDPSVHGGHNWQVFARHADQVILMAYDRHYLGSQPGPVSPAGWVEANIKEMLNAGIAGNKILLGVGAYGYDWPAGAGPGNEASSTPVPLWQVKQIIDRHGVRPQWDRESQNPHFTYTGEGGQAREIWYLDERVLEQRIDLVRKYSLGGIAIWRLGYEDDAFWNVIERAYGPRR
- a CDS encoding SDH family Clp fold serine proteinase, whose amino-acid sequence is MDVNLGALFSNLFWFVLILWSLLPLLRQRRIADRRLQVIRQLERERGSRVITLIHRQESLSLLGIPLTRYITVDDSEQVLRAIRYTPPNMPIDLIVHTPGGLVLAAEQIAEAIRRHRGRVTVMVPHYAMSGGTLIALAADAIWMDENAVLGPVDPQLGGYPAASILAAIRQKGPDKVDDKTLMLGDLAEKAIAQVRQTVQRLLQERLPAEDARRIAEALTEGRWTHDFPIGCDELRALGLEVRCELPDLVYRLMELYPQPDGRRPSVQFIPVPYAERPTR
- a CDS encoding phosphosulfolactate synthase — translated: MSLPAPWNGVVSPPLAGRPPKPRRRGLTMILDKGLGPRATADLIEVAGHCIDYWKLAFGTPACYPPAVLKAKVERIRAAGIAVYPGGTFLEVALVQGRFRAFLEAVREMGFTHVEVSDGTVDIAPKVRRDLIRALLAEGLGVVSEVGKKHPADRVSTLRLHQQVLDDLEAGVEKVIVEARESGKGIVIYDAQGRVDEDELEALVRGLPDPYVLVFEAPQVHQQQDLILRFGPGVNLGNVQPADVLALEALRHGLRGDTLRAALLGRPDLRSVRFPQG